One window of Nicotiana tomentosiformis chromosome 11, ASM39032v3, whole genome shotgun sequence genomic DNA carries:
- the LOC104114202 gene encoding AP-2 complex subunit alpha-1-like isoform X4 → MNVDGWSDRMAQLLDERDLGVLTSSMSLLVALVSYNHEEYWSCLPKCVKVLERLARSQDVPQEYTYYGIPSPWLQVKTMRALQYFPTIEDPNTRRSLFEVLQRILMGTDVVKNVNKNNASHAVLFEALALVMHLDAEKEMMSQCVALLGKFIAVREPNIRYLGLENMTRMLMVTDIQDIIKRHQAQIITSLKDPDISIRRRALDLLYGMCDVSNAKDIVEELLQYLNTAEFVMREELSLKIAILAEKFAPDLSWYVDVILQLIDKAGDFVSDDIWFRVVQFVTNNEDLQPYAALKAREYLDKPAIHETMVKVSAYILGEYSHLLARRPGCSPKEIFNIIHEKLPTVTTSTIPILLSTYAKILMHTQPPDPELQNQIWAIFRKYESCIEVEIQQRAVEYFELSKKGAALMDILAEMPKFPERQSSLIRKAEDTEADTADQSAIKLRAQQQTSNALVMTDQRPANGTPPVSQLGLVKVPSMSNVDRDSADQGETQSNGTLTVVDPQPPSPDLLGDLLSPLAIEGPQPDANQSDHNLGAGVKGAPTAEDALALAPVEEQMNTIQPIGNIAERFHALCLKDSGVLYEDPYIQIGIKADWRAHHGRLVLFLGNKNTSPLASVQAQILPPSHLRVELSLVPETIPPRAQVQCPLEVVNLRPSRDVAVLDFSYKFGTHLVNVKLRLPALLNKFLQPISVSPEEFFPQWRSLSGPPLKLQEVVRGVRPLPLLEMANLFNSLRLMVCPGLDPNTNNLIASTTFYSESTRAMLCLVRIETDPADRTQLRMTVASGDPTLTFELKEFIKEQLVSLPTAPGAPEPPMPLQPQPQPTSPPPAVSDPGALLAGLL, encoded by the exons ATGAATGTAGATGGCTG GTCAGATCGGATGGCACAACTGCTAGATGAACGGGATTTAGGTGTCTTGACATCTTCCATGAGCCTTCTAGTTGCATTGGTGTCATATAACCACGAAGAATATTGGAGTTGTCTTCCAAAATGTGTTAAAGTATTGGAAAGGCTTGCAAGGAGCCAAGATGTACCACAAGAATATACCTACTATGGGATCCCATCTCCCTGGCTTCAG GTAAAGACTATGAGGGCTCTTCAGTATTTTCCTACTATTGAGGATCCAAATACTAGAAGATCACTGTTTGAG gTTTTGCAAAGGATATTGATGGGAACCGATGTGGTGAAAAATGTGAACAAGAACAATGCATCGCATGCTGTCCTCTTTGAAGCCCTTGCTCTT GTCATGCATCTTGATGCTGAAAAAGAGATGATGTCTCAATGTGTTGCACTGCTTGGGAAATTCATTGCTGTCCGTGAACCAAATATTCGTTATCTCGGTTTG GAAAATATGACTCGGATGTTGATGGTCACAGATATACAGGACATCATAAAAAGACATCAAGCCCAGATTATTACCTCACTGAAGGATCCTGATATCAG TATAAGGAGGCGTGCCCTGGATTTACTATATGGAATGTGTGATGTTTCCAATGCCAAGGACATAGTGGAGGAATTATTGCAG TATCTTAATACAGCAGAGTTTGTGATGCGTGAAGAACTGTCACTCAAAATTGCAATTCTTGCAGAGAAATTTGCTCCTGATTTGTCATG GTATGTTGATGTCATCCTTCAATTAATTGACAAGGCTGGTGATTTCGTCAGTGATGACATTTGGTTCCGTGTTGTGCAGTTTGTTACAAATAACGAAGATCTACAG CCTTATGCAGCTTTGAAAGCCAGAGAATATCTTGATAAGCCTGCCATTCATGAAACAATGGTCAAG GTCAGTGCATATATCCTTGGAGAATACAGCCATCTTCTGGCTAGAAGGCCTGGATGTAGTCCAAAGGAAATCTTTAACATCATTCATGAGAAGCTTCCTACTGTTAC GACTTCAACAATTCCCATTCTTCTGTCAACTTATGCAAAGATATTGATGCACACACAACCACCAGATCCAGAGCTACAGAATCAGATTTGGGCAATATTCAGGAA ATATGAAAGCTGCATCGAAGTTGAAATACAGCAACGGGCTGTGGAATACTTTGAGTTGAGTAAGAAAGGTGCAGCTTTAATGGATATCTTAGCCGAAATGCCAAAGTTCCCTGAGCGACAG TCTTCACTGATAAGAAAAGCTGAGGATACTGAGGCTGATACCGCTGACCAAAGTGCAATCAAGTTGCGTGCACAACAGCAAACTTCTAATGCTTTAGTAATGACAGACCAACGCCCTGCTAATGGAACTCCACCAGTCAGCCAGCTAGGTTTAGTAAAAGTTCCAAGCATGAGCAATGTG GATCGTGATTCAGCAGATCAAGGGGAGACTCAGTCAAATGGAACTTTGACTGTTGTGGATCCTCAACCCCCTTCGCCTGATCTCCTGGGTGATCTTTTAAGTCCTCTGGCTATTGAGGGCCCTCAGCCTGATGCTAACCAATCTGACCATAATTTGGGTGCTGGTGTTAAAGGTGCTCCAACTGCAGAGGATGCACTAGCActtgcacctgttgaagaacagATGAACACCATCCAG CCAATAGGAAACATTGCAGAAAGGTTTCATGCCTTGTGTCTTAAAGATAGTGGTGTATTATATGAGGATCCATATATTCAG ATTGGTATAAAAGCAGATTGGCGGGCACATCATGGACGACTTGTCCTCTTCTTAGGAAATAAAAATACCTCTCCACTGGCTTCAGTACAGGCTCAAATATTGCCTCCATCTCATTTGAGGGTGGAACTATCATTAGTACCTGAGACTATTCCACCACGTGCACAG GTTCAATGTCCGCTTGAAGTTGTTAACCTTCGTCCAAGTAGGGATGTTGCTGTTCTTGACTTCTCATATAAGTTTGGAACCCATCTG GTTAATGTTAAACTTCGTCTTCCTGCTCTCTTGAATAAGTTTCTTCAGCCTATCTCAGTATCTCCAGAAGAATTTTTCCCACAATGGAGATCACTATCTGGGCCACCATTGAAGCTCCAAGAAGTG GTTAGAGGTGTAAGACCATTGCCACTTCTTGAAATGGCAAACTTGTTCAACAGTCTCCGGTTGATGGTGTGTCCAGGACTT GATCCAAATACAAATAATTTGATTGCTAGCACAACTTTCTATTCTGAGAGTACGCGAGCCATGTTGTGTTTG GTAAGAATAGAAACGGATCCAGCGGATAGAACTCAACTGCGTATGACAGTTGCCTCTGGAGATCCTACACTGACATTCGA GTTGAAGGAGTTCATTAAGGAACAATTGGTTAGTCTCCCTACAGCTCCTGGGGCGCCTGAACCACCCATGCCTCTACAGCCACAACCACAACCAACAAGTCCACCACCAGCTGTATCAGATCCTGGAGCGTTGCTTGCTGGTTTGCTTTAA